The DNA window gaGTTTGAAATCAATGGGAGAAAGGCAGTTACCTTAAAGCAGTGCTTAGGCTCTCCTGGGAAATAATAATTGGCTTTATCCAAATATTCCTGAGTCAATTCCAGCTTACAGTGATTAACAACCTGCCTGTTGCTTGTTTGGTAACACAGATGTCTGGATCTTCTGAAACGAGGCATCTCCTGAATTTCAATTGACACATGActgtttaaaagtattttaacagCAATTGAATCATCTTCTGTATTCAATACTGTCTTGTTATTTTGAGGTGTATGATGATACAAGGCACAGATGATTTTCCAGCTGGTGACCTTTGTTGCTTTTGCCCTGGCTTTGTTTTCCCCAGACAAATGAGGCGAGCTCCGAGTCGATAGCTGCCTCCCCCAAAAGGGACACCATGAGCACCTTCCTCCCAGACAGCACCTGCTACGAGCTGCTCACCATCATAGGTAATTCTGGAGggctttgcaaagaaaataccTCTGCAGATTGTTGGCCTTTTCTTGATTGATTGCTTATTTTTGACAAGAGGTGCCTGTTATCTTTGATTTTAGACTCCCCTGAATAAGAAATGAGATGTCAGTCCTAAAGGCTTTCAGCTGGGAGGTGGGGCAGCAGAAACAGCCTGAAACCTGCCCTTGGGGGTGTCCTTGTCTTAATCACTTGATTTCTACCTCAGTCCTGAATTTGAAGGAGAGGATAATATTACTGGCTGGGAGGATTCCTCTCAATGGGATACCTGCCAAGGGAAGTGGTATCTGATGGAACAATTACTCTTTTTCACAAGGCCAAAAATAGTTTCAGTAAAGGAGTGTGGAGACTGTTGAAGGGTccggggctgggggagctctCCAGAGACTTGTGGTGCCACAGGTGTTGCTGAAGCTTTAGTGCCTTCTCTTGCAGGCAGAGGCTTTGAAGACTTGATGGTTGTGAACCTGGCGAGGTACAAACCCACAGGAGAGTATGTGACTGTCAGGAGGGTGAACCTGGAGGCCTGCACAAATGAAATGGTCACATTCCTGCAGGTAACACCAACCAGGGGCCAAGTGCAGGAGGGGACAGACAGAGCTTGCCAGTGCTGCAGTCATGTTTCTGCATTTACTGAATCTAATCaaaatacagaatcatagaatggattgggttggaaaagacctccgagatcatcaagtccaacccttggtccaactccagtccctttaccagatcatggcactcagtgccacggccaagctcagctgaaaaacctccagggatggggaatccaccccctctctgggcagcccattccaatccctgagcactctctctgcaaagaatttctttctcatctccaacttcaatttcccctggcagagcttgaacccatcgtgcccccttgtcctatttgagtgcctgggagaagagaccaacccccagctggccagaacttcccttcagggagttatgtattttttatttattttattttaggggGAACTTCATGTTTCCAAGCTCTTCAACCACCCCAACATTGTGCCATACAAAGCAACTTTCATAGCTGACAACGAGCTGTGGGTGGTGACATCTTTCATGGCCTATGGTAGGTGGAGAGGGGATAGCTGTGTCTGGGCATCATATCGTGTGAAAGGAGATGGAAGAGATGAAGTGTCCCTGGGGCTTTTGTTCTGACaggtggtgttttgtttctttttaggCTCTGCAAAAGATCTGATCTGTAcccattttatggatgggatGAGTGAGCTGGCCATTGCCTATATCCTCCAGGGGGTACTGAAGGCACTTGACTACATCCACCACATGGGCTATGTACATaggtattaaaaatacagatggatccattttccttctgttggAAGTTCTTGGAAATACTGCTCAGAGTGGAGCAGAGAGGATGATTCAGGAGACACAGAACACATTAAGTTTTGTATTACTTTGCTGTTAAAGTAAATCAGTTTGATAATTATGAGAAATTATATCAGTGATCTTAATAAGCTGCATGAAATTGTCACTGTGGAACAAACTTATCCCAAAGACCATGGTATATCTGAAATCAGAGCCCATAAGCTTTAGTCCTGCATTTGTCCTTGTCACAGAAACATTTGGGGACCTGCAAAGGGGGTAAATAGAGTCCTGTTAATGTTTGTAGAAGTGGTTCCTGGATGATTGTTTAGGAGTCTGTGCCCTGGTAGGAGGCTGATCAGGTGTTGTCCTGTGCATTGAGGTAAAGGCAGGGAACCTGACTGTTTCTCCTTTGTTTCCCAGGAGTGTTAAAGCCAGCCATATCCTGATCTCTGTGGATGGGAAGGTGTATCTGTCTGGCCTGAGGAGTAACCTGAGCATGATCAACCACGGGCAGCGACTCAAAGTTGTTCATGACTTCCCCAAATACAGCATCAAAGTGCTGCCTTGGCTCAGCCCTGAGGTCTTGCAACAGGTATGTTTAAAAAAACTGCTTGTGTTTAGTGATCTGTGGTGTCTCTGTAATATTCAGAGTTGGGGCACATTCAGGGGGGTGTAGGGTGGGGGACATGACAAAACCCAAAGTGTTAACTGTTTCTTGGCATGAGCTCTGTCCTCTTTTTTGGTCCTTTTTACCTCAAAACAAGTGACCCCCTAGCTAAGGAGAAACCTATTCCTGTCAGAAGGGGAAATTGCTGAACAGAAGGTGTGCAAATGGAAGGGGGGAGGCAAAGGGTAGAGACAAGAGGAAACGGATCTGGAGTGGGCACAGGGAAACTCTGTCAAATGTATCTGTTTGACTAAATAGTTCAATTGTAGGTACCTCTATGGACTGTCTCATTAGCAAAGTGTCACATCAGATGCCAGGTACCCCAAGGCAGATGCCACCCTGACTAGCTGGCTGATTTCAGTGGCATAAATGTTGCCCTTACCTGTGTTTtaacacacaaaaacccccactaCAATAAACCAGTCCATGTGTGGGCTGTGCTATCCCTGCTCTAATCAtctgtgtttgctgctttgcacagtgaGTCCTGGGTATTAACCACTCAATCACATCTGAGTCCCCAGGACTAattattcttttcctgcagAACCTCCAGGGTTACGATGCAAAATCTGACATTTACAGCGTGGGGATAACGGCCTGTGAGCTGGCAAATGGACACGTCCCATTTAAAGACATGCCTTCCACTCAGGTAGGGTTTGGAGCCTTTCCCACCCCTCATCCTGGCTCATGgaactgccctgcagcactgggatgtgagCACAGAAGGCTGCTGTGGGAAGTCCTAACTGTCTGGCTTACTGTGTGTGGTGTTGTTTGTGCCAgatgctcctggaaaagctgaatGGGACAGTTCCCCGCCTGCTGGACACCACCACAATTCCTGCTGACGAGCTGACCATGAAGACCTCCCGTTCCAGTGCCAACTACGGGATGGGCGAGAGCGTGGCCATCGGCAACGCGCGGGCGGCCAACGGGGAGCCGGCCCTGCACCCCTATCTACGCACCTTCTCCACCTACTTCCACAACTTCGTGGAGCAGTGCCTGCAGCGCAACCCCGACTTCAGGTAAAGCCCAGTGAGAGCTGCTCTTCAGACCTGGTTAACCTGGGGAGTCAGCAGAGGTGGTTCcaagttttgtttctgaaagtgTAGCGGAGGGAGAATGTGCTCCATCCACTGAGGAGAGCAGTCCAGGTGTGTAGAACACTTCATGTGAAGGCTGTAGAACTCCTTTACACCCTTCTGGGGGGAGCAGAATGGTGCTGCACATCAAGGAAACAAACTGAACAACTGGAATTTCTGGGCCCTGTTGAGACCATTTTCTCCCAGTTCCCATCACTCGAGTGGCTGCTCTTCAGCCAGCAGAGAATTATGATGGGAAGCATTCAAGAGGTGTGTTTTCCTCTGTAGTGGGGGCAGGGTCATCTGTAGCTGTGACAGACTTCTCTGGTGTGTCCCCCTGCTCAGAAACTGTCCTTGGCCAGATGTTGTGGGGAGCAAGTAGGTAATGGAAGGTTAAAAAGAAGGTTGAACTCCTCGCATAAAGTATTATGTGATAATAAATAGTGTTACTGGTGACAAAAGGGAGACACCCAATAGGTGAGAAATGGGAAAGGTAGGAAGGATCCTGGtctttccttctgctgcctgACTTCAAACACTGACACATTTTTGGGTGTGCTTACTTGATTCTGCCTCCCTCCCACAGGCCAAGCGCAGGCACTCTGCTCAGTCACCCCTTTTTCAAGCAGGTAAGGAACTGATTAACCTGCAGGTAAAGCACAGTGGCTTTGCTGTAGTTGtcttgctgtgagggtgggaatGTCGAGTTGCTGAATTTTGTGTGATCTGAAGGGTTAAGTCAGTTTGGTGCAGTTTGGTGATCCTCATTCTCTGGGAGTGCATGGGCTGTTGTCGAAGCATCTCTTACCTGACAGAGGTGGTAAATCTGCCTGTCCTGAGTGCCACAGCCTATTGCGTACTGGGGTGAGGCTGTTCTAACCTGGTCTTTCACGAGACCAACATGTGATGTGTGCCTTTGCTGTGTGGAGTTGCTGCCTGATGCTCTGCCCGggtgtggagcagcagctgagccctcTCCCCGCTGCAGATCAAGCGCCGCGCGTCTGAAGCACTCCCGGAACTTCTGCGCCCTGTCACCCCCATCACCAACCTGGAAGGGACACGGCCCCAGGATCCCAGTGGCATTTTTGGGCTGGTATCAAATCTGGAGGAGCTGGATGTGGATGACTGGGAATTCTAGAGAAACAGGGACAACACGGAGTTCCGGAGGAGCTTTCTGGACATTGTAATTTATTGGTCCTGTTCGTAAAAGCTGATGAATGTTACGCACACAAGAGTTTACAGGTCCTTGGGAAGGAACTTCAACTGCCTGTTTACTTAAGAAAGGTGGCCTGGAGACATGGACAAACCTGAGCTGGAAAAGGATCAACCCAAGGAACTGTGGAGTATTGCACATGGTGCAGGTCCCAGAGCCCCATCCTTGCAGCTGAGCACGGGTAGATCACTTGAGGGGGTTGAGTGAGTTTGTGTAGTTATGATCTCTATTTATGTGTTTCTAAACATCACTGGCTTCCTCATATCACAGTTGAGGCTGCATGTCCCTACCCTCTGtgattctttctcttttaaggGTGCCTTAGAGTTGAGGGGAGATGGGCAGCTCTTAGTTTGGGCATTTTTGTAGAACTAGTCAGATTCCTGTTACAGTGTTGTCACAGGGCAAGTTTTGATGGCGGAAAAAGGGATTATGTTCTTAGTTACTGCTTTGTGAGGGAAAATGGGAGATCAAAGACAATCTGATGCCGTTCCAGGcactcctgctgccctgggcattCCTCTGCAGCACTGGATTCTTCCAGTTCTGGAGAGGGCTTTGGAAGACTCCTCGCCCAGTGCTGAGTACTCTGAACTCCAGGTCAGCCCGGGCCTTCCagcctcccctcccagctgcctcTGTCACCAGAGCAGTGGATGCCTGTACC is part of the Pithys albifrons albifrons isolate INPA30051 chromosome 25, PitAlb_v1, whole genome shotgun sequence genome and encodes:
- the STRADA gene encoding STE20-related kinase adapter protein alpha isoform X3; this encodes MSTFLPDSTCYELLTIIGRGFEDLMVVNLARYKPTGEYVTVRRVNLEACTNEMVTFLQGELHVSKLFNHPNIVPYKATFIADNELWVVTSFMAYGSAKDLICTHFMDGMSELAIAYILQGVLKALDYIHHMGYVHRSVKASHILISVDGKVYLSGLRSNLSMINHGQRLKVVHDFPKYSIKVLPWLSPEVLQQNLQGYDAKSDIYSVGITACELANGHVPFKDMPSTQMLLEKLNGTVPRLLDTTTIPADELTMKTSRSSANYGMGESVAIGNARAANGEPALHPYLRTFSTYFHNFVEQCLQRNPDFRPSAGTLLSHPFFKQIKRRASEALPELLRPVTPITNLEGTRPQDPSGIFGLVSNLEELDVDDWEF
- the STRADA gene encoding STE20-related kinase adapter protein alpha isoform X1, with amino-acid sequence MSFLVSKPERIRRWVSEKFIVEGLREFELFGEQPPGDSRRKTNEASSESIAASPKRDTMSTFLPDSTCYELLTIIGRGFEDLMVVNLARYKPTGEYVTVRRVNLEACTNEMVTFLQGELHVSKLFNHPNIVPYKATFIADNELWVVTSFMAYGSAKDLICTHFMDGMSELAIAYILQGVLKALDYIHHMGYVHRSVKASHILISVDGKVYLSGLRSNLSMINHGQRLKVVHDFPKYSIKVLPWLSPEVLQQNLQGYDAKSDIYSVGITACELANGHVPFKDMPSTQMLLEKLNGTVPRLLDTTTIPADELTMKTSRSSANYGMGESVAIGNARAANGEPALHPYLRTFSTYFHNFVEQCLQRNPDFRPSAGTLLSHPFFKQIKRRASEALPELLRPVTPITNLEGTRPQDPSGIFGLVSNLEELDVDDWEF
- the STRADA gene encoding STE20-related kinase adapter protein alpha isoform X2 yields the protein MSFLRWVSEKFIVEGLREFELFGEQPPGDSRRKTNEASSESIAASPKRDTMSTFLPDSTCYELLTIIGRGFEDLMVVNLARYKPTGEYVTVRRVNLEACTNEMVTFLQGELHVSKLFNHPNIVPYKATFIADNELWVVTSFMAYGSAKDLICTHFMDGMSELAIAYILQGVLKALDYIHHMGYVHRSVKASHILISVDGKVYLSGLRSNLSMINHGQRLKVVHDFPKYSIKVLPWLSPEVLQQNLQGYDAKSDIYSVGITACELANGHVPFKDMPSTQMLLEKLNGTVPRLLDTTTIPADELTMKTSRSSANYGMGESVAIGNARAANGEPALHPYLRTFSTYFHNFVEQCLQRNPDFRPSAGTLLSHPFFKQIKRRASEALPELLRPVTPITNLEGTRPQDPSGIFGLVSNLEELDVDDWEF